The Candidatus Phaeomarinobacter ectocarpi genome includes a region encoding these proteins:
- the argH gene encoding argininosuccinate lyase: MGNKMWGGRFADGPDAIMEAINVSIDFDQRLAMQDLAGSRAHAQMLSDCGIISSADVAEILKGLDQVEQEIVNGTFPFRRDLEDIHMNIEARLTEIVGPAAGRLHTARSRNDQVATDFKLHVRERLVAFDEGLKQLQIALVNQADANADTVMPGFTHLQTAQPVTFGHHCLAYVEMLARDRSRFMDAHARAGQSPLGSAALAGTSFPINREQTAKALGFDDPTRNSLDAVADRDFVLETLSAASICSIHLSRLAEEIVIWTSAQFNFVRLPDKFSTGSSIMPQKRNPDAAELVRAKPGRIIGALTSLLVMLKGLPMTYSKDMQEDKEPAFDGMDALDLAIAAMTGMMADLTVNKPAMRDSAGKGFSTATDLADWLVRALDMPFRDAHHVTGRLVAAAEAKGCDLDGLTLDEMREAEPKITSEVFDVLGLDNSVKSRTSFGGTSPDNVRAQVAFWREQLS, from the coding sequence ATGGGCAACAAAATGTGGGGCGGCCGGTTCGCTGACGGACCTGACGCCATCATGGAGGCCATCAACGTCTCCATCGACTTCGACCAGCGGCTGGCGATGCAGGACCTCGCCGGCAGCCGCGCGCATGCACAAATGTTGTCCGATTGCGGCATTATCTCAAGCGCCGACGTGGCAGAAATCCTTAAAGGACTGGATCAGGTCGAACAAGAGATCGTGAACGGCACCTTCCCGTTCCGCCGCGACCTTGAAGACATCCACATGAACATCGAAGCCCGGCTGACCGAGATTGTCGGCCCGGCAGCAGGTCGTCTGCATACGGCCCGCTCGCGCAACGACCAGGTGGCGACCGACTTCAAGCTGCATGTGCGCGAACGGCTGGTGGCTTTCGATGAAGGCCTCAAGCAGCTTCAGATCGCCTTGGTCAATCAGGCAGACGCCAACGCCGACACGGTCATGCCCGGCTTTACGCATCTGCAGACAGCGCAACCGGTCACCTTTGGCCATCACTGCCTGGCCTATGTGGAGATGCTGGCGCGCGACCGCAGCCGGTTCATGGATGCCCATGCCCGCGCAGGCCAAAGCCCGCTGGGCTCAGCAGCTCTCGCCGGCACGTCCTTCCCCATCAACCGGGAACAGACGGCTAAGGCGCTGGGCTTCGACGACCCCACCCGCAACTCGCTCGACGCTGTTGCGGATCGCGACTTCGTGCTCGAAACCCTGTCAGCGGCCAGCATCTGCTCCATTCACCTGTCGCGGCTCGCAGAAGAAATCGTCATCTGGACATCAGCGCAGTTCAACTTCGTGCGCCTGCCGGACAAGTTCTCAACCGGCTCATCCATCATGCCGCAGAAGCGCAACCCGGACGCCGCGGAACTCGTGCGCGCCAAGCCCGGTCGTATCATCGGTGCGCTGACAAGCCTGCTGGTCATGCTCAAGGGTCTGCCCATGACCTATTCAAAGGACATGCAGGAAGACAAAGAGCCCGCCTTTGACGGCATGGACGCTCTCGACCTCGCCATTGCAGCGATGACCGGCATGATGGCCGATCTCACGGTCAACAAGCCCGCCATGCGCGACAGCGCCGGCAAGGGGTTTTCAACCGCAACAGACCTAGCGGACTGGCTCGTGCGTGCCCTCGACATGCCCTTCCGCGATGCCCATCACGTGACCGGGCGCCTCGTGGCGGCTGCCGAAGCAAAAGGCTGCGACCTTGATGGTCTGACGCTGGACGAGATGCGTGAAGCCGAGCCAAAAATCACCTCTGAAGTTTTTGATGTGCTGGGCCTCGACAACTCGGTCAAAAGCCGCACAAGCTTTGGCGGAACATCGCCCGACAATGTACGGGCGCAGGTCGCATTCTGGCGGGAGCAGCTTTCATGA
- a CDS encoding lipoprotein produces the protein MSATFSKTVKLTCVVALAAFVSACGVRGSLVPPEGSGVLIEEPEGDRFPQPAPVEETEEN, from the coding sequence ATGAGCGCCACATTCAGCAAGACGGTCAAACTGACATGCGTCGTCGCGCTTGCCGCTTTCGTCAGCGCATGCGGTGTGCGCGGCAGCCTCGTGCCGCCGGAAGGAAGCGGAGTCCTGATTGAAGAGCCGGAAGGCGACCGCTTCCCGCAGCCTGCACCCGTCGAAGAAACCGAAGAAAACTAA
- the lysA gene encoding diaminopimelate decarboxylase, protein MHHFAYKNGALHAEDVALSAIADEVGTPFYCYSTATLERHYRVFSEAFKQGTGGNQALVCFSVKSNSNLAVVSTLARMGAGADVVSQGEIRIARAAGIPANRIVFSGVGKKRDEMAYALDAGILMFNVESEPELEALNEVALAKNMRAPISLRVNPDVDANTHVKITTGKAENKFGIAWERAHAVYARAADLPGIEIVGVDVHIGSQITSLDPFRAAFAKVAELVRELKDQGHDVRNVDLGGGLGIPYMQGNEPPPHPDEYGRIACDAFADLDVRLLFEPGRIIAGNAGVLVTEVTYVKNGEAKDFLILDAGMNDLIRPTLYDAWHDMLPLKEAGADAPRLKADIVGPVCESGDTFAKDRELTALAQGDRLAILSAGAYGAVQASTYNARPLVAEVMVNGDQWSVVRERQTYDALLADNRMPDWLDT, encoded by the coding sequence ATGCATCATTTCGCCTACAAGAACGGCGCACTCCACGCTGAAGACGTTGCCCTGTCCGCCATCGCGGATGAAGTGGGCACGCCTTTTTACTGCTATTCCACAGCAACACTGGAGCGCCACTACCGCGTGTTCTCCGAGGCCTTCAAGCAGGGCACCGGCGGCAATCAGGCGCTTGTGTGCTTCTCGGTTAAATCAAACTCGAACCTTGCCGTCGTCTCGACGCTGGCGCGCATGGGTGCAGGCGCCGATGTCGTGTCACAGGGCGAAATCCGCATTGCGCGTGCGGCAGGCATTCCGGCAAACAGAATCGTTTTCTCCGGCGTCGGCAAGAAGCGCGACGAGATGGCCTACGCGCTCGACGCTGGCATCCTCATGTTCAACGTGGAAAGCGAACCTGAGCTTGAAGCGCTCAATGAGGTCGCGCTCGCCAAGAACATGCGCGCCCCAATCTCCCTGCGCGTGAACCCGGACGTGGATGCCAACACCCATGTGAAAATCACCACAGGCAAAGCCGAAAACAAGTTCGGCATTGCCTGGGAGCGCGCCCACGCTGTTTATGCACGCGCTGCAGACCTGCCTGGCATTGAGATTGTCGGTGTTGATGTGCACATCGGCAGCCAGATCACATCCCTTGATCCCTTCCGCGCAGCTTTCGCCAAGGTGGCAGAGCTTGTGCGTGAGTTGAAAGATCAGGGCCATGACGTGCGCAACGTCGACCTCGGCGGCGGTCTTGGGATTCCCTACATGCAGGGCAACGAGCCCCCGCCCCACCCGGACGAATATGGCCGCATCGCCTGTGATGCGTTTGCCGACCTTGACGTGCGCCTGCTGTTTGAACCCGGCCGCATCATTGCCGGCAATGCCGGCGTGCTGGTGACGGAAGTGACCTACGTGAAGAACGGCGAAGCGAAGGATTTCCTGATTCTCGATGCCGGCATGAACGACCTGATCCGCCCGACGCTCTATGACGCCTGGCACGACATGCTTCCCCTCAAGGAAGCAGGGGCCGATGCCCCACGTCTCAAGGCCGATATCGTCGGCCCGGTCTGCGAAAGTGGCGATACCTTCGCAAAGGATCGTGAACTCACAGCGCTTGCTCAAGGCGACCGTCTCGCTATCCTCTCTGCAGGAGCATATGGCGCGGTTCAGGCTTCCACCTACAACGCGCGCCCCCTGGTGGCCGAGGTTATGGTCAACGGGGATCAGTGGTCCGTGGTTCGCGAGCGCCAAACTTATGACGCTTTGCTGGCTGACAACCGCATGCCGGACTGGCTGGACACATAA
- a CDS encoding TIGR02302 family protein codes for MADKADKSGIKTGWSSSSEDALPKGLGPKVAITRASLVWEALWPALLGPACLAGLYASVSLVDGWSLLPGIVQWLAFLGVIAGSGWFLYANLKNVSWPGKADALRRIETRSGLKHRPLSSLEDARADFIGNRADGAALWEQHLAQMETAAQSAQAVTPTSKAPQLDQYALRAATLLLLVSALVYAGRDAPARLAENLLPGGALGGASSTIAFDAWITPPAYTAVPPLFLNTVQQTGGETPNTVTVPEGSVLTARVYGASSAEARLADTGTDFEPDVSGAHEIALLLDQSGPLQIIANGRTLDEFGITLKPDNDPQILFTEGDALSVTAQLSLAIGYDLLDDYGITRAEMRITLPQPEDVSTTQDASAGDGTAQTDIGALAAVEPPVLKLPLPSARVVDAEGEFAYKDLTSHPWAGLQVAITLAAFDEAEQEGTSQTRIMRLPQRRFTDPVARAVIEQRQRLARTPDEAPQVAVALNALTLHADRYYETANDYLPLRAAHWRLRGASNPGDLDGIYDLLWDIALHFEDGDLSLAESALRDAQDALMDALANGAPDSEIERLMEELRNAMDQFLQALAQQQMQAAQNGDMAPMDPNMQALELGDLESMLDALQDLAQSGSREAARQLLSELRQMMENLATGAPGQMSMTPPQSAMNDAIGQMGEIIDQQRALQDETVQEGNAGQEGQQGMPLGEDGAQQGGEQGGRQQGRNEGTGSGGTLQQRQEDVRNSLSQLREGLNGTGVDSPSALGRADRSMREAQEALESGDLERAARKQGEAIENLRDGAQALAESLLNELAMSGEQQGQDRGQGGEGRDPLGRPQRTTGPQQGDGVDVPDESEVQRARRILEELQRRAGDRERPPIELDYLNRLLKRF; via the coding sequence TTGGCCGACAAGGCAGACAAATCAGGCATCAAGACGGGCTGGTCCAGCAGCTCTGAAGACGCCCTGCCAAAGGGTCTGGGACCCAAGGTCGCCATCACCCGCGCCAGCCTGGTCTGGGAGGCCCTGTGGCCGGCCCTGCTCGGCCCCGCCTGCCTTGCGGGCCTCTACGCCTCCGTGTCGCTGGTAGATGGCTGGAGCCTCCTGCCCGGCATTGTCCAGTGGCTTGCCTTCCTCGGTGTCATCGCAGGCAGTGGATGGTTTCTCTACGCCAATCTTAAAAATGTTTCATGGCCCGGTAAGGCAGACGCCCTGCGGCGCATCGAGACACGGTCAGGCCTCAAGCACCGTCCGCTTTCCTCGCTCGAAGACGCCCGCGCTGACTTCATCGGCAATCGTGCAGACGGTGCTGCTTTGTGGGAGCAGCACCTCGCGCAGATGGAAACTGCCGCGCAAAGCGCACAGGCCGTGACGCCAACATCAAAAGCCCCTCAGCTGGATCAATACGCCTTGCGGGCTGCCACCTTGCTGCTGCTCGTAAGCGCGCTGGTATATGCAGGACGTGACGCCCCCGCCCGCCTTGCTGAAAATCTGTTGCCCGGCGGCGCCCTGGGCGGTGCCTCAAGCACCATTGCCTTTGACGCATGGATCACCCCTCCTGCCTACACGGCGGTGCCGCCCCTGTTCCTCAACACCGTCCAGCAAACCGGGGGCGAGACGCCCAACACTGTCACGGTGCCCGAGGGAAGCGTCCTCACCGCACGGGTCTATGGCGCTTCCTCGGCGGAAGCCCGCCTGGCCGACACAGGCACAGATTTTGAGCCGGATGTATCCGGCGCCCATGAGATTGCGCTGTTGCTTGATCAAAGTGGTCCTCTCCAGATCATCGCCAACGGTCGCACCCTGGATGAGTTCGGGATTACGCTGAAGCCTGACAACGACCCGCAAATCCTGTTCACCGAGGGCGATGCGCTTTCTGTCACCGCGCAACTTTCCCTCGCCATCGGCTATGACCTGCTGGACGATTACGGCATTACGCGCGCAGAGATGCGCATCACCCTGCCCCAGCCTGAAGACGTCAGCACAACGCAAGATGCATCCGCCGGTGACGGCACCGCGCAGACGGATATTGGTGCCCTTGCGGCCGTCGAACCGCCCGTCCTCAAACTGCCTTTGCCATCCGCACGTGTTGTCGATGCGGAAGGAGAGTTCGCCTACAAAGACCTCACCAGCCATCCCTGGGCAGGTCTTCAGGTGGCGATCACCCTTGCAGCCTTCGACGAGGCAGAGCAGGAAGGCACCAGCCAGACACGCATCATGCGACTGCCCCAGCGCCGCTTCACGGATCCCGTTGCCCGAGCGGTCATTGAACAGCGCCAGCGCCTGGCCCGCACACCGGATGAAGCCCCGCAGGTGGCCGTGGCCCTGAACGCACTGACCCTTCACGCCGACAGATACTACGAGACCGCCAACGACTATCTGCCCCTGCGCGCCGCCCACTGGCGCCTGCGCGGGGCGAGCAATCCCGGCGATCTCGACGGCATCTATGACCTGCTCTGGGACATCGCCCTGCACTTTGAAGACGGCGACCTGTCTTTGGCAGAGTCCGCCCTGCGCGATGCCCAGGACGCCCTGATGGATGCTCTGGCCAATGGCGCACCTGATTCTGAAATCGAACGGCTGATGGAAGAGCTGCGCAACGCCATGGACCAGTTCCTTCAGGCGCTGGCCCAGCAGCAGATGCAGGCCGCCCAGAACGGCGACATGGCGCCCATGGACCCCAACATGCAGGCCCTGGAGCTCGGGGATCTTGAAAGCATGCTGGATGCCCTGCAGGACCTCGCCCAGTCCGGCTCCCGCGAAGCCGCCCGCCAGCTTCTGTCGGAGCTGCGCCAGATGATGGAAAATCTGGCAACCGGCGCCCCGGGCCAGATGAGCATGACGCCGCCGCAATCCGCCATGAATGATGCCATTGGTCAGATGGGTGAGATCATTGACCAGCAGCGCGCCCTGCAGGACGAAACCGTGCAGGAAGGCAATGCCGGTCAGGAAGGCCAGCAGGGCATGCCCCTTGGCGAAGACGGCGCGCAGCAAGGCGGCGAGCAGGGTGGCAGGCAGCAGGGCCGCAATGAAGGTACAGGCTCCGGTGGCACGCTCCAGCAGCGCCAGGAGGATGTGCGCAACAGCCTCAGCCAGCTACGCGAAGGCCTGAACGGCACGGGCGTCGATAGCCCATCCGCTCTTGGCCGCGCTGACCGCTCGATGCGGGAAGCCCAGGAAGCCCTTGAAAGCGGTGACCTTGAACGCGCCGCCCGCAAACAGGGCGAAGCCATTGAAAATCTGCGCGACGGCGCACAGGCCTTGGCAGAAAGCCTGCTCAACGAGTTGGCCATGTCCGGCGAACAGCAAGGGCAGGATCGTGGCCAGGGCGGCGAAGGCCGCGACCCGCTGGGCCGGCCCCAACGCACTACCGGGCCGCAGCAGGGCGACGGTGTGGATGTTCCCGATGAAAGCGAGGTCCAGCGCGCCCGCCGCATTCTCGAAGAATTGCAACGTCGCGCAGGCGACCGCGAGCGTCCACCCATCGAGCTGGACTATCTCAACCGGTTGTTGAAACGCTTTTAA
- a CDS encoding DUF3426 domain-containing protein, which yields MIITCPECETRYTVKAAAFKAPGRKVRCASCNNEWFQAPPEDAPKPVELEEPVEATPTPEPEPAREPAAPAPATPATAAPAPAAEEAADDTPEEAPAAARPVIKRPAAIEETTLPEEEFSAPTDDLTDDAAASQPAKFKPTAAPKRSRGELVGWAALVLFVVAFFGSAWAFRGDIARYWPSTASLYEMIGTPVAEQGMEFRQVVYEQAVENGLKVLSIRGEIVNVSEERGSVPRVRVALRDAEGQELYHYFFAIPEAELDAGATAEFVTRLSSPPAAARDLVLRFVEPGEYTGNETPVPSDET from the coding sequence ATGATTATCACCTGCCCGGAATGTGAAACGCGCTACACGGTCAAGGCTGCCGCCTTCAAGGCGCCGGGCCGTAAAGTGCGTTGTGCGAGCTGCAACAATGAGTGGTTCCAGGCACCTCCGGAAGATGCACCCAAGCCGGTAGAGCTTGAGGAACCTGTTGAAGCGACACCTACTCCTGAGCCGGAACCGGCCCGAGAGCCCGCTGCTCCGGCGCCAGCGACACCAGCAACCGCCGCCCCGGCACCTGCCGCTGAAGAGGCCGCAGACGATACACCTGAAGAGGCACCAGCTGCCGCCAGGCCGGTGATCAAGCGGCCTGCCGCAATCGAAGAGACGACGCTTCCAGAAGAAGAATTTTCTGCACCCACCGATGACCTGACGGACGATGCTGCGGCCTCGCAGCCTGCGAAGTTCAAACCGACCGCCGCGCCCAAACGATCGCGTGGCGAGCTTGTGGGCTGGGCGGCACTGGTTTTGTTTGTGGTGGCGTTTTTCGGGTCAGCCTGGGCATTCCGTGGTGACATCGCGCGCTACTGGCCATCGACAGCTTCGCTCTACGAAATGATTGGAACCCCGGTCGCCGAACAGGGCATGGAGTTCCGGCAGGTTGTGTATGAGCAGGCTGTTGAAAATGGTCTGAAGGTTCTCTCCATCCGTGGTGAGATCGTGAATGTGTCTGAAGAGCGGGGGTCCGTGCCGCGTGTGCGCGTGGCGCTGCGAGATGCAGAAGGCCAGGAGCTCTATCACTACTTCTTTGCCATTCCAGAGGCCGAGCTTGATGCCGGTGCCACGGCTGAGTTTGTAACTCGCTTGTCCAGCCCACCGGCTGCGGCGCGTGATCTTGTCCTGCGATTTGTTGAACCTGGTGAATATACAGGCAACGAAACGCCGGTTCCGTCCGACGAAACCTAA
- the ftsE gene encoding cell division ATP-binding protein FtsE — MIRFENVGLRYGLGPEVLRDISFHLEPGGFHFLTGPSGAGKTSLLKLMFLALRPSRGLITMFGNDLATTSRQQLPALRRRIGVVFQEFRLLDHLTTFDNVALPLRIAGHDMADYKDDVIELLQWVGLGERMHATPATLSGGEKQRAAIARAVVARPDVLLADEPTGNVDPEMGMRLLRLFEELNRFGTTVLIATHDHALVERSGAPVLHLAKGELTQ, encoded by the coding sequence GTGATCCGCTTCGAAAATGTCGGCCTTCGCTACGGATTGGGTCCTGAAGTCCTGCGCGATATCAGCTTTCATCTGGAACCCGGTGGATTTCATTTTCTCACCGGGCCGTCTGGTGCCGGCAAGACATCCCTCCTCAAACTGATGTTTCTGGCGCTGCGCCCGTCCCGCGGCCTCATCACCATGTTTGGCAATGACCTCGCAACCACAAGTCGCCAGCAACTGCCCGCCCTGCGCCGGCGCATCGGTGTGGTCTTTCAGGAATTCCGCCTGCTCGATCACCTCACGACCTTCGACAATGTGGCCCTTCCCTTGCGCATCGCTGGCCACGACATGGCCGATTACAAGGACGACGTGATCGAACTGCTGCAATGGGTCGGCCTTGGCGAGCGCATGCACGCAACACCGGCAACCCTGTCAGGCGGCGAAAAGCAGCGCGCTGCCATCGCCCGCGCCGTCGTTGCCCGCCCGGATGTTCTTCTGGCGGATGAACCAACCGGCAATGTGGACCCTGAAATGGGCATGCGCCTGCTGCGCCTGTTTGAAGAACTCAATCGCTTCGGCACCACCGTTCTCATTGCCACCCATGACCACGCTTTGGTGGAGCGCTCCGGCGCACCTGTCCTGCATCTGGCAAAGGGTGAACTGACCCAATGA
- a CDS encoding cell division protein FtsX gives MTARSMAFAVTQRFGQRFGLTGPDSPDMEGLEPASDLMPRGRGGAALGVVIAGMCYLACLALGGALLTSDASRAWTQDLDRALTIQVVPRAGVDVEAEAQAVIALLEAEPKIASVEALPESASAALIEPWLGDSDALSGLPIPLLIHADMAPGATINLDTLRARLKAAAPNATLDTHARWRDELAGAATVIELVGMGILALVAITTAAIVVFATRSALAANRDTVEVLHLIGARDTFIAGEVQKRFLTTGLKAGLAGWGAATITFLLFGLSASDGAGIVSLLPQLQMPWTHYLILLAVPVAATALTAIAARMTVVRAMAPTL, from the coding sequence ATGACCGCCCGCAGCATGGCCTTCGCCGTCACCCAGCGGTTTGGACAGCGCTTTGGCCTCACAGGTCCTGACAGTCCGGACATGGAAGGTCTGGAGCCTGCCAGCGATCTGATGCCCCGTGGACGCGGCGGCGCGGCTCTGGGCGTGGTCATTGCCGGCATGTGCTACCTCGCCTGCCTTGCTCTTGGCGGCGCGCTCCTGACGTCTGACGCAAGCCGCGCATGGACACAGGACCTCGACCGCGCCCTCACCATTCAGGTGGTGCCGCGCGCGGGTGTGGATGTGGAGGCCGAAGCGCAGGCCGTCATCGCCCTGCTTGAGGCCGAACCAAAAATCGCATCCGTCGAAGCCTTGCCGGAATCAGCATCCGCTGCCCTGATCGAGCCATGGCTTGGCGATTCTGATGCGTTGTCCGGTCTGCCCATTCCTCTGCTCATTCACGCGGACATGGCGCCGGGGGCCACGATCAATCTCGACACATTGCGGGCACGCCTCAAGGCCGCCGCGCCCAACGCCACCCTCGACACACATGCACGCTGGCGCGACGAACTGGCGGGCGCGGCAACGGTGATTGAACTGGTCGGCATGGGCATCCTCGCCCTTGTGGCCATCACCACCGCCGCCATCGTGGTGTTCGCCACCCGCTCTGCTCTTGCAGCAAACCGCGACACCGTCGAAGTGCTGCATCTTATCGGGGCGCGCGACACGTTCATTGCCGGTGAAGTACAAAAACGCTTCCTCACAACCGGTCTCAAGGCCGGTCTTGCCGGCTGGGGTGCTGCAACAATTACCTTTCTGCTGTTTGGCCTTTCCGCCAGTGACGGCGCGGGCATCGTGTCCCTGCTGCCGCAACTGCAGATGCCCTGGACCCATTATCTGATCCTGCTGGCCGTCCCGGTTGCAGCAACGGCGCTGACCGCAATCGCGGCGCGCATGACCGTGGTCCGCGCCATGGCGCCCACGCTTTAG
- a CDS encoding YdcF family protein — protein sequence MNDPIPIFGQSNGEERRRFRPVRLLVVLVATLFLVAVGGFLQFVVEIPEPAEQSATAPPLDVDAIVVLTGGRDRIQTAMQLLESGTGSRLLISGVNTDITREDLAAQFGGPNTRFDCCVDLGFRARTTMGNADETKRWVGEKNYASIAVVTSNYHMPRSLLLLRTEMPDVTLVPVVVASNSSESDQLFGNVRVARLLVSEYAKYVITLLRTRFG from the coding sequence TTGAACGACCCGATTCCCATTTTCGGACAGTCAAACGGGGAAGAGCGCAGGCGCTTCCGGCCCGTACGGCTGCTTGTCGTGCTCGTGGCAACGCTTTTTCTCGTCGCTGTCGGCGGCTTTCTCCAGTTCGTCGTGGAAATCCCCGAACCGGCAGAACAGTCAGCCACAGCGCCCCCACTCGATGTAGACGCCATCGTGGTCCTGACCGGAGGGCGTGACCGCATCCAGACAGCCATGCAGCTTCTTGAAAGCGGCACCGGGTCACGGCTGCTCATTTCCGGCGTCAACACCGACATCACCCGTGAGGACTTGGCCGCCCAGTTCGGTGGACCCAACACGCGCTTCGACTGCTGCGTAGACCTTGGCTTCCGCGCCCGCACCACCATGGGCAATGCGGACGAGACCAAGCGCTGGGTCGGCGAGAAAAACTATGCCTCGATTGCGGTTGTGACCAGCAACTATCACATGCCCCGCAGCCTGCTTTTGCTGCGCACTGAGATGCCCGATGTCACGCTGGTCCCGGTTGTTGTGGCGAGCAACAGCTCGGAGTCGGACCAACTCTTTGGCAATGTCAGGGTTGCGCGTCTTCTCGTCTCGGAGTACGCGAAATATGTCATTACCCTGCTGCGCACCCGGTTTGGCTAG
- a CDS encoding lysophospholipid acyltransferase family protein: MIALRSLLFQVFLYTTSAVMTLGCLPLLVLPRRYTASAIRLWSKLQLWGAATITGITYEIRGAENLPAGPCLIASKHQSMWDTIFWAVGAKDPAIVLKKELTYVPLYGWYAMKAAMISIDRGSGPSAIRKLVRQGKRAIANNRPIMIFPEGTRSAPGSLPDYKPGVAALYTQLDVPCIPVALNSGMFWARRALKRQPGTIVVDILPAIEPGLKRRDFMVQLETAIEPATTRLVAEAKSKIATD, translated from the coding sequence GTGATCGCGCTCCGCTCGCTCCTCTTCCAGGTATTTCTCTACACCACCAGCGCCGTCATGACGCTTGGCTGCCTGCCGCTGCTGGTCCTGCCCAGACGCTACACGGCGTCCGCCATCAGGCTGTGGTCAAAACTGCAATTGTGGGGGGCTGCCACCATCACCGGCATCACCTACGAAATTCGCGGCGCGGAAAATCTGCCCGCCGGTCCCTGCCTCATCGCGTCCAAACACCAAAGCATGTGGGACACCATCTTCTGGGCCGTCGGTGCAAAAGACCCGGCCATCGTCCTCAAGAAGGAACTCACTTATGTGCCGCTTTATGGCTGGTACGCCATGAAGGCCGCAATGATCTCCATTGATCGCGGGTCCGGCCCCAGTGCCATCCGCAAGCTGGTGCGCCAAGGCAAACGGGCGATCGCCAACAACCGACCAATCATGATTTTTCCTGAGGGCACCCGCAGCGCGCCCGGCTCCCTGCCGGATTACAAACCCGGTGTCGCAGCTCTTTACACCCAGCTGGATGTACCCTGCATTCCCGTGGCGCTGAACTCCGGCATGTTCTGGGCCCGTCGCGCCCTCAAGCGCCAGCCTGGCACCATCGTGGTAGACATCCTTCCAGCCATTGAGCCCGGCCTCAAACGTCGCGACTTCATGGTACAGCTTGAAACAGCTATTGAACCTGCCACCACCCGCCTCGTTGCAGAAGCCAAGTCGAAGATCGCAACCGACTAA
- a CDS encoding gamma-glutamylcyclotransferase produces the protein MDNNLQDLWVFGYGSLMWRPGFEYLERHQARIAGYHRAFCVYSHHHRGTPEKPGLVLGLTRGGACRGMLYRVAAGNADETIAYLREREQVTAVYREVRVNAVKLDDKSRRTNVLTYVAEPGHEQYAGRLDAPTQAELIAYGEGKSGRNPEYLASMVEHLREMGIRDSGLEALLRDVERLLG, from the coding sequence GTGGATAATAATCTTCAGGACCTGTGGGTCTTTGGTTACGGCTCACTCATGTGGCGGCCGGGCTTTGAGTATCTGGAACGCCATCAGGCACGGATCGCCGGGTATCACCGGGCCTTTTGTGTTTACAGCCACCATCATCGCGGCACGCCGGAGAAGCCGGGGCTTGTGCTGGGTCTGACCCGTGGTGGCGCGTGCCGGGGCATGCTGTACCGCGTTGCTGCGGGCAATGCGGATGAAACCATTGCCTATCTGCGTGAGCGCGAACAGGTGACGGCGGTCTATCGTGAAGTGCGGGTCAATGCCGTGAAACTGGACGACAAGTCCCGGCGCACAAATGTGCTGACCTATGTGGCGGAGCCCGGACATGAGCAATATGCCGGACGGCTTGATGCGCCCACCCAGGCGGAGTTGATTGCCTATGGCGAAGGAAAGTCGGGCCGCAACCCGGAGTATCTCGCCAGCATGGTGGAACATCTGCGCGAGATGGGCATTCGCGACAGTGGACTTGAGGCGCTGCTTCGCGATGTTGAGAGGCTCTTGGGGTAA